A region from the Peromyscus maniculatus bairdii isolate BWxNUB_F1_BW_parent chromosome 5, HU_Pman_BW_mat_3.1, whole genome shotgun sequence genome encodes:
- the Bmi1 gene encoding polycomb complex protein BMI-1 isoform X1 produces the protein MHRTTRIKITELNPHLMCVLCGGYFIDATTIIECLHSFCKTCIVRYLETSKYCPICDVQVHKTRPLLNIRSDKTLQDIVYKLVPGLFKNEMKRRRDFYAAHPSADAANGSNEDRGEVADEDKRIITDDEIISLSIEFFDQSRSDRKVNKEKSKEEVNDKRYLRCPAAMTVMHLRKFLRSKMDIPNTFQIDVMYEEEPLKDYYTLMDIAYIYTWRRNGPLPLKYRVRPTCKRMKISHQRDGLPNTGELESDSGSDKASSPAGGIPSTSSCLPSPSTPVQSPHPQFPHISSTMNGTSNSPSGNHQSSFASRPRKSSINGSSATSSG, from the exons ATGCATCGAACAACCAGAATCAAGatcactgagctgaatccccaccTAATGTGTGTACTCTGTGGAGGGTACTTCATTGATGCCACTACCATAATAGAATGTCTACATTCCT TCTGTAAAACATGTATTGTGCGTTACTTGGAGACCAGCAAGTATTGTCCTATCTGTGATGTCCAAGTTCACAAAACGAGACCACTACTGAATATAAG GTCAGATAAAACTCTTCAAGATATTGTATACAAACTAGTTCCAGGGCTTTTCAAAA AtgaaatgaagagaaggagggattttTATGCAGCGCATCCTTCAGCTGATG CTGCCAATGGCTCTAATGAAGACAGAGGAGAAGTTGCAGATGAAGATAAGCGAATTATAACTGATGATGAGATAATAAGCTTATCTATTGAATTCTTTGATCAGAGcag ATCTGATCGGAAGGTCAACAAAGAGAAGTCTAAGGAGGAG GTGAATGATAAAAGATACTTACGCTGCCCAGCAGCGATGACCGTGATGCACTTGAGGAAGTTTCTCAGGAGTAAGATGGACATACCGAATACTTTCCAG ATTGATGTCATGTATGAAGAGGAACCTCTAAAGGATTACTATACACTGATGGACATTGCCTACATTTATACCTGGAGAAGA AATGGCCCACTTCCTTTGAAATACAGAGTTCGACCAACTTGTAAAAGAATGAAGATCAGTCACCAGAGAGATGGACTGCCAAACACTGGAGAACTGGAAAGTGACTCTGGGAGTGACAAGGCCAGCAGCCCAGCAGGAGGTATTCCCTCCACCTCTTCTTGTTTGCCCAGCCCCAGTACTCCAGTGCAGTCTCCTCACCCACAGTTCCCTCACATTTCCAGTACTATGAATGGAACCAGCAACAGCCCCAGTGGGAACCACCAATCTTCCTTTGCCAGTAGACCTCGAAAATCATCAATAAATGGGTCATCAGCAACTTCATCTGGTTGA
- the Bmi1 gene encoding polycomb complex protein BMI-1 isoform X2 translates to MHRTTRIKITELNPHLMCVLCGGYFIDATTIIECLHSFCKTCIVRYLETSKYCPICDVQVHKTRPLLNIRSDKTLQDIVYKLVPGLFKNEMKRRRDFYAAHPSADAANGSNEDRGEVADEDKRIITDDEIISLSIEFFDQSRSDRKVNKEKSKEEVNDKRYLRCPAAMTVMHLRKFLRSKMDIPNTFQIDVMYEEEPLKDYYTLMDIAYIYTWRRNGPLPLKYRVRPTCKRMKISHQRDGLPNTGELESDSGSDKASSPAGVL, encoded by the exons ATGCATCGAACAACCAGAATCAAGatcactgagctgaatccccaccTAATGTGTGTACTCTGTGGAGGGTACTTCATTGATGCCACTACCATAATAGAATGTCTACATTCCT TCTGTAAAACATGTATTGTGCGTTACTTGGAGACCAGCAAGTATTGTCCTATCTGTGATGTCCAAGTTCACAAAACGAGACCACTACTGAATATAAG GTCAGATAAAACTCTTCAAGATATTGTATACAAACTAGTTCCAGGGCTTTTCAAAA AtgaaatgaagagaaggagggattttTATGCAGCGCATCCTTCAGCTGATG CTGCCAATGGCTCTAATGAAGACAGAGGAGAAGTTGCAGATGAAGATAAGCGAATTATAACTGATGATGAGATAATAAGCTTATCTATTGAATTCTTTGATCAGAGcag ATCTGATCGGAAGGTCAACAAAGAGAAGTCTAAGGAGGAG GTGAATGATAAAAGATACTTACGCTGCCCAGCAGCGATGACCGTGATGCACTTGAGGAAGTTTCTCAGGAGTAAGATGGACATACCGAATACTTTCCAG ATTGATGTCATGTATGAAGAGGAACCTCTAAAGGATTACTATACACTGATGGACATTGCCTACATTTATACCTGGAGAAGA AATGGCCCACTTCCTTTGAAATACAGAGTTCGACCAACTTGTAAAAGAATGAAGATCAGTCACCAGAGAGATGGACTGCCAAACACTGGAGAACTGGAAAGTGACTCTGGGAGTGACAAGGCCAGCAGCCCAGCAGGAG TACTATGA
- the Commd3 gene encoding COMM domain-containing protein 3 isoform X1: MELSEYVQRGVQTLADPGSFDSNAFALLLRAAFQSLLDARADEAALDHPGLKHIDPVVLKHCHAAAATCILEAGKHGLDKATLSTYLEDCKFDQDRIEIFCTEYQNNKNSLEILLGSIGRSLPHITDVSWRLEYQIKTNQLHKMYRPGYLVTLNVENSDSRSSPEISFSCSMEELQDLVGKLKDASKSLERATQL; this comes from the exons ATGGAGCTCTCGGAGTATGTGCAGAGAGGCGTCCAGACGCTGGCGGATCCCGGCTCCTTTGACTCCAACGCCTTCGCGCTTCTCCTCCGGGCGGCTTTCCAGAGCCTGCTGGACGCCCGGGCGGACGAGGCCGCGCTAG ATCACCCAGGCTTGAAACATATCGACCCAGTGGTCTTAAAGCATTGTCATGCGGCAGCTGCAACTTGCATTCTGGAGGCAGGGAAGCACGGACTTGACAAAGCTACTCTAAG CACTTACCTTGAAGACTGTAAATTTGACCAAGATCGAATAGAAATATTTTGTACGGAGTATCAG AATAATAAGAATTCTCTTGAAATCCTACTGGGAAG TATAGGCAGGTCTCTCCCTCATATAACTGATGTTTCTTGGCGCTTGGAATATCAGATAAAG acCAATCAACTTCATAAGATGTACCGACCTGGATATTTGGTGACCTTAAATGTAGAG AACAGTGATTCCAGGTCCTCCCCAGAGATTAGTTTTAGCTGCAGTATGGAAGAGCTACAG GATTTGGTGGGGAAACTTAAGGATGCTTCAAAAAGCCTGGAAAGAGCAACTCAGTTGTAA
- the Commd3 gene encoding COMM domain-containing protein 3 isoform X2 — MELSEYVQRGVQTLADPGSFDSNAFALLLRAAFQSLLDARADEAALDHPGLKHIDPVVLKHCHAAAATCILEAGKHGLDKATLSTYLEDCKFDQDRIEIFCTEYQNNKNSLEILLGSIGRSLPHITDVSWRLEYQIKTNQLHKMYRPGYLVTLNVENSDSRSSPEISFSCSMEELQLPPSWVLPYLYPKIVT; from the exons ATGGAGCTCTCGGAGTATGTGCAGAGAGGCGTCCAGACGCTGGCGGATCCCGGCTCCTTTGACTCCAACGCCTTCGCGCTTCTCCTCCGGGCGGCTTTCCAGAGCCTGCTGGACGCCCGGGCGGACGAGGCCGCGCTAG ATCACCCAGGCTTGAAACATATCGACCCAGTGGTCTTAAAGCATTGTCATGCGGCAGCTGCAACTTGCATTCTGGAGGCAGGGAAGCACGGACTTGACAAAGCTACTCTAAG CACTTACCTTGAAGACTGTAAATTTGACCAAGATCGAATAGAAATATTTTGTACGGAGTATCAG AATAATAAGAATTCTCTTGAAATCCTACTGGGAAG TATAGGCAGGTCTCTCCCTCATATAACTGATGTTTCTTGGCGCTTGGAATATCAGATAAAG acCAATCAACTTCATAAGATGTACCGACCTGGATATTTGGTGACCTTAAATGTAGAG AACAGTGATTCCAGGTCCTCCCCAGAGATTAGTTTTAGCTGCAGTATGGAAGAGCTACAG CTGCCTCCAAGTTGGGTGCTTCCTTACTTGTATCCCAAAATTGTGACATGA